Proteins encoded together in one Chitinophaga sp. LS1 window:
- the queG gene encoding tRNA epoxyqueuosine(34) reductase QueG codes for MQLAETYTAFIKAQAADLGFDHCGIARAVQLDDDARRLETWLNKGMHGNMKYMENHFDKRIDPRKLVDNARSVITLLLNYYPSEQQVPDAPRISKYAYGKDYHEVIKAKLNTLLARMQETMGEVSGRGFVDSAPVLERAWAQKSGLGWLGKNGNLIHKQAGSFFFIATLITDVELVYDNPVGDYCGSCTKCLDACPTGALVAPGVVDGSRCISYYTIELKELLIPEKMQGQFDNWMFGCDTCQDVCPWNRFSKPNQTAEFTPIPEILNFSTKDWEELTEEEFRRIFKHSPMKRSKYAGIRRNLNFLEF; via the coding sequence ATGCAATTGGCAGAGACATATACAGCATTTATAAAAGCGCAGGCAGCGGATCTGGGATTTGATCACTGTGGAATAGCCCGTGCCGTACAGCTGGATGACGATGCCCGAAGACTGGAAACGTGGCTGAACAAGGGTATGCATGGAAATATGAAGTACATGGAGAATCATTTTGACAAGCGGATTGACCCCAGGAAACTGGTGGATAACGCCCGGTCGGTGATTACGCTATTATTAAACTACTACCCCTCGGAACAGCAGGTGCCCGATGCCCCCCGGATCTCCAAATATGCTTATGGAAAAGATTACCATGAGGTGATCAAAGCGAAACTGAATACCTTGCTGGCCAGGATGCAGGAGACCATGGGCGAAGTGAGCGGACGGGGATTTGTCGATTCGGCACCGGTATTGGAAAGGGCCTGGGCGCAAAAGAGTGGGTTGGGATGGCTCGGTAAAAACGGGAATCTCATCCACAAGCAGGCAGGGTCGTTCTTTTTTATTGCTACACTCATTACGGATGTGGAGCTGGTATACGATAATCCTGTAGGAGATTATTGCGGGTCCTGTACCAAATGCCTGGATGCCTGCCCTACAGGGGCGCTGGTAGCACCGGGCGTGGTAGATGGTAGCAGGTGCATCTCTTATTATACCATAGAACTGAAGGAATTGCTGATTCCTGAAAAGATGCAGGGGCAATTTGATAACTGGATGTTTGGGTGTGATACCTGTCAGGATGTATGCCCCTGGAACAGGTTTTCAAAGCCGAATCAAACGGCAGAGTTTACGCCTATACCTGAAATACTGAATTTTTCCACAAAGGATTGGGAGGAGCTAACGGAGGAAGAGTTTAGAAGGATTTTTAAACATTCGCCCATGAAACGATCGAAATACGCCGGCATCAGGAGGAATCTGAACTTTTTGGAATTTTGA
- a CDS encoding DUF3858 domain-containing protein, with protein MRPQQVGMFPFALFMGIVLSLNVFSQDKIKFGKVDPKDFSKTGFEQDTGAHAVIISDIGEASFESERVNGLVLVFKRHTRIRILDKNGYDAATVKIHYYKGETDENKLKDIKATTYNLEGTKVVETKMDSKSIFTDKIDKKGDVVQKFTLPAVKEGSIIEYTYTLATPYKMRLHPWQFQSTNYPTIYNRYEVTVPEFYEYIFLRSGYIPVKENKSQGHQSLTIAYDEENAYGGKTGHTQYYTINSVTNIYKWEAENVPALREEEFTTSIWNHVSMIQFQLSAYRYPDQPVKPVLGTWGKLYEELKKSEYFGDGLDKNNGFLGDKVDELIKGLTDDTAKARRIYNYVRSNFTCTSHDDLYLSQSLKAIYSSHSGNDADINLLLVAMLRRAGLNVYPLILSTRDNGVTYEMYPMVGRFNYTIAALNTGEEWYFLDASEPYLGFGHLDYTCYNGHARIMSPEVIPVSLDPNTLLEAKSTYVTLVGDSGKIKGFFSQKPTYYESCKMRADIVKNGKDAYFKPIAKGFSMETTISNAEISDMDDYEVPLSVKYDFEMTPDDAGMLYLNPMLMEAYKSNPFKSLERRYPVEMPYLMDEVYTLNLIVPEGYVIEELPKSTMVKLNEDEGQFQYLIQQNENTIQFRCRVQLNKATFTPDDYSTLRDFFDLIVKKQSEQIVLKKKA; from the coding sequence ATGCGACCACAACAAGTCGGAATGTTCCCCTTTGCCCTGTTTATGGGCATTGTATTGTCATTGAATGTGTTTTCCCAGGACAAAATTAAATTTGGGAAAGTTGATCCAAAAGATTTCAGCAAAACTGGTTTTGAGCAGGATACCGGTGCCCATGCGGTGATTATCTCTGATATCGGCGAAGCTTCGTTCGAATCAGAAAGGGTCAATGGCCTGGTATTGGTATTTAAACGTCACACCCGTATCCGCATTCTGGACAAAAACGGTTATGATGCCGCCACTGTAAAGATCCATTATTACAAAGGAGAAACAGACGAAAACAAACTCAAAGACATCAAAGCGACTACCTATAACCTGGAAGGGACAAAGGTGGTAGAAACGAAGATGGACAGCAAAAGCATCTTCACAGATAAAATTGACAAAAAAGGCGATGTCGTGCAGAAGTTCACGTTGCCTGCTGTAAAAGAAGGCAGTATCATTGAATACACTTACACCCTCGCCACTCCTTATAAGATGCGCCTGCACCCCTGGCAGTTCCAGAGCACCAATTACCCTACGATCTATAACAGGTATGAGGTAACAGTGCCGGAGTTTTACGAATACATCTTCCTGCGATCTGGTTATATCCCTGTTAAGGAAAATAAGTCGCAGGGGCATCAGTCCCTTACCATCGCTTATGATGAAGAGAACGCTTATGGCGGTAAAACAGGTCATACCCAGTATTACACCATCAACTCCGTTACCAATATCTATAAATGGGAGGCGGAGAATGTGCCTGCACTGCGTGAAGAGGAATTCACTACCAGTATCTGGAACCACGTATCTATGATCCAGTTCCAGCTTTCTGCCTACAGGTATCCGGATCAACCTGTAAAACCGGTACTGGGTACCTGGGGTAAACTGTATGAGGAGCTGAAGAAGTCTGAATACTTTGGCGATGGTCTGGACAAAAACAACGGTTTCCTGGGTGATAAAGTAGATGAGCTGATCAAAGGGCTTACCGATGATACAGCCAAAGCTCGCCGCATTTATAATTATGTAAGAAGTAATTTTACCTGCACCAGTCACGACGACCTGTATTTGTCCCAATCATTAAAAGCCATTTATTCCTCTCACAGCGGGAATGATGCCGACATCAACCTGTTGCTGGTAGCTATGTTGCGCAGAGCGGGTCTGAACGTGTATCCCCTCATATTGAGCACCCGCGACAATGGTGTTACTTATGAAATGTACCCAATGGTAGGCCGTTTCAATTATACGATTGCGGCCCTGAATACCGGTGAGGAGTGGTATTTCCTGGATGCTTCCGAGCCTTACCTGGGCTTTGGCCATCTGGATTATACCTGCTATAACGGGCATGCAAGAATTATGTCTCCTGAAGTCATCCCGGTTTCACTGGATCCCAATACCCTGTTGGAAGCCAAGAGCACTTATGTGACGCTGGTGGGCGATAGCGGTAAGATCAAAGGCTTTTTTTCCCAGAAGCCGACTTACTATGAGTCCTGCAAAATGAGAGCAGATATAGTGAAGAATGGCAAGGATGCGTACTTTAAGCCGATTGCTAAAGGCTTCTCTATGGAAACTACCATATCCAATGCAGAGATCAGTGACATGGATGATTACGAAGTGCCATTATCGGTAAAGTATGATTTTGAAATGACCCCGGACGATGCGGGTATGTTGTACCTGAACCCGATGCTGATGGAAGCCTATAAAAGTAATCCGTTCAAATCACTGGAGCGTCGTTACCCTGTGGAAATGCCGTACCTGATGGACGAGGTGTATACGCTGAACCTGATCGTACCTGAAGGCTATGTAATAGAAGAGCTGCCAAAATCAACCATGGTAAAACTGAATGAAGATGAAGGCCAGTTCCAGTACCTGATACAGCAAAATGAAAATACCATTCAATTCCGCTGCAGGGTTCAATTGAATAAAGCGACATTTACGCCGGATGATTATTCCACCCTGCGTGACTTCTTCGATTTGATTGTGAAAAAACAATCTGAACAAATTGTACTGAAAAAGAAAGCATAA
- a CDS encoding DUF3857 domain-containing transglutaminase family protein: MFNKSIGLALLLMGYLLPSQAKDPEYPVSAIPANLKEKAHVVKRMEELTVRLVNPGEVRVTRHYVLTILDAKGDRYASIYEDYSKLKDVRSIKGRLLSAEGVELSKIRQNDITDVSGVGDEALMSDTRYKVYRFSWKVYPYTIEVETEVKYNHAFYLPDWTPQGNENYAVEQAKLTVSVPPDYKLRYKSFHYNGEPVVTRGKENLTYTWEVKGMVAMPEEDYIPESYDRTTTVMLAPSNFEMQDFKGNMNSWEELGHFIYTLNQGRDVLPDNVKQTVHDLTDGKSQKEKVAILYRYLQQHTHYILIVLGIGGWQTFDANSVATKGYGDCKALSNYMVALLKEAGVPANSVLVRAGDTNLELVEDFPSTQFNHMIACVPGNGDTTWLECTNNTLPAGYLSSFTANRPVLVIADQGSKLVRTPAYTMDQNVKVRRITATVSETGDMLVKINTHSTALQQDYAHGMNHALSHDKIMEWLRKDRLMPSYDVNKYEAKEIAGLVPAMDEEMEINAHNYATVSGKRMFLEPNLLSKAGSKQETTEPRVSTVNVYSPYKNVDTVVINIPAGYTSESVPQPVILKSNFGEYTSNIQVKDNQVIYIRSYCHKAGVFPASEWVNFAAFNNMVYKADRAKIVLVKQ; the protein is encoded by the coding sequence ATGTTTAATAAATCAATTGGACTGGCCCTGTTACTCATGGGATACCTGTTACCATCGCAGGCAAAGGATCCGGAGTATCCGGTATCCGCTATACCCGCGAACCTGAAAGAAAAAGCCCATGTTGTAAAGCGCATGGAAGAATTAACGGTACGGTTGGTAAATCCCGGTGAAGTACGTGTGACCAGGCATTATGTACTGACTATACTGGATGCCAAAGGCGATCGATACGCCAGCATCTACGAGGATTATAGTAAACTAAAAGATGTGCGGTCTATCAAAGGCCGCCTGTTAAGTGCAGAAGGGGTGGAGTTATCCAAAATCAGGCAAAATGATATCACTGATGTGAGTGGGGTAGGCGATGAGGCCCTGATGTCAGATACCCGTTATAAAGTCTACCGCTTTAGTTGGAAAGTGTATCCTTATACGATAGAGGTAGAGACTGAGGTAAAATATAACCACGCCTTTTACCTGCCTGACTGGACGCCACAGGGAAATGAAAACTATGCGGTAGAGCAGGCAAAACTGACAGTAAGCGTGCCGCCCGATTATAAACTGCGCTATAAGTCCTTCCATTATAATGGGGAGCCTGTAGTTACAAGGGGGAAGGAAAACCTGACCTATACCTGGGAAGTAAAAGGTATGGTGGCAATGCCGGAAGAAGATTATATTCCGGAATCTTATGACAGAACGACCACGGTGATGCTGGCGCCTTCCAACTTTGAAATGCAGGATTTTAAAGGTAATATGAATAGCTGGGAAGAACTGGGGCACTTTATTTACACCCTCAATCAGGGTCGTGATGTGCTGCCTGATAATGTGAAGCAGACGGTACATGACCTGACAGATGGCAAGTCTCAAAAAGAGAAAGTAGCTATTCTTTACCGCTATTTACAGCAGCATACCCATTATATCCTGATTGTACTGGGTATAGGTGGGTGGCAGACATTTGATGCCAATTCGGTGGCAACAAAAGGATACGGCGATTGTAAAGCATTGTCCAATTACATGGTAGCCCTGCTGAAAGAAGCAGGTGTACCGGCCAATTCTGTGCTGGTGCGGGCAGGTGATACGAATTTAGAACTGGTCGAGGATTTCCCGTCTACCCAGTTTAACCACATGATCGCCTGCGTACCCGGCAATGGTGATACCACCTGGCTGGAATGTACAAACAATACGCTGCCTGCGGGTTACCTGAGTAGTTTTACTGCCAACAGACCGGTGCTGGTGATTGCAGACCAGGGTAGCAAACTGGTACGCACCCCGGCATATACTATGGATCAGAATGTGAAAGTTCGTCGTATTACAGCGACAGTTTCAGAGACAGGCGATATGCTGGTGAAAATCAATACGCATTCTACTGCGCTGCAACAAGACTATGCACATGGCATGAATCACGCCCTTTCTCATGACAAAATTATGGAGTGGTTACGCAAAGATCGCCTGATGCCCAGTTATGATGTAAATAAATACGAGGCGAAAGAAATAGCGGGATTAGTGCCCGCGATGGACGAAGAGATGGAAATCAATGCACATAACTATGCAACGGTGAGTGGGAAGCGGATGTTCCTGGAGCCAAATTTACTGAGCAAGGCTGGTTCAAAACAGGAAACAACGGAGCCCCGGGTTTCAACAGTAAATGTCTATTCTCCTTATAAAAATGTAGATACTGTTGTGATTAATATTCCGGCAGGCTATACATCAGAGTCCGTGCCTCAGCCTGTGATCCTGAAGAGTAACTTTGGGGAGTATACTTCTAACATACAGGTAAAAGACAACCAGGTCATCTATATCCGGAGTTACTGCCATAAGGCGGGAGTCTTTCCAGCCAGTGAGTGGGTCAACTTTGCGGCGTTTAATAATATGGTTTACAAAGCAGACAGGGCGAAAATCGTGCTTGTGAAGCAATAA
- the clpB gene encoding ATP-dependent chaperone ClpB, protein MNLNNFTIKSQEILQKAQQLAFNNQQQAIETGHLLKALLNDEDSAIDYLLKKNNVNTNFLASKVDDQINKYAKASGDAGQVLSRDANNAMLRAGSSIKEFKDEFVSVEHLLLGLLGGSDDTAKVLKDAGLTEKGLKAAITELRKGSTVNSQTADTQFNSLQKYAKNLNELAQAGKLDPVIGRDEEIRRTLHILSRRSKNNPILVGEPGVGKTAIVEGLAHRIINGDVPDNLKSKIIYALDMGSLMAGAKYRGEFEERLKAVIKEVTESDGQLILFIDEIHTLVGAGAMEGAMDAANILKPALARGELRAIGATTLNEYQKYFEKDKALERRFQKVMVNEPGVEDAISILRGLKERYESHHHVLIKDEAIIAAVELSHRYITDRFLPDKAIDLIDESAAKLRLEMNSMPEELDELERRIRQLEIEREAIKRENDEDKLRELNGEIARLGEQRSTFKAKWQEEKEVVDKLQNAKAAIENLKQEAEQAERNGEYGRVAEIRYGKVKEQEELIEKYTAELNEMSTDHKRLLKEEVDAEDIAENVAKATGIPVHRMMQSERDKLLKLEDELHKRVVGQEEAIIAVSDAIRRSRAGLQDPKKPIGSFIFLGTTGVGKTELAKALAEYLFDDDNMMTRIDMSEYQEKHAVSRLVGAPPGYVGYDEGGQLTEAVRRKPYSVVLLDEIEKAHPDVFNILLQVLDDGRLTDNKGRVVNFKNTIIIMTSNMGSHIIQENFEKIDERNRESVVDGTKAEVMNLLKQTIRPEFLNRVDEVIMFQPLLRSEIKGIINIQLQQLKEMVAQNGMILEFSDYALEYLAVQGYDPTFGARPLKRLIQKEIINLLSKKILAGDIDKSKPVLVDVFDGVVVIRNQVTVTA, encoded by the coding sequence ATGAATTTGAACAATTTCACCATTAAATCGCAGGAAATACTGCAAAAGGCCCAACAGCTGGCGTTTAATAACCAGCAGCAGGCCATCGAAACAGGGCATTTGCTGAAGGCATTGCTTAATGATGAGGATAGTGCGATAGATTACCTGTTGAAGAAAAACAATGTCAATACTAATTTCCTGGCGTCTAAAGTAGATGACCAGATTAATAAATACGCAAAAGCAAGCGGCGATGCCGGACAGGTTCTAAGCCGTGATGCAAATAATGCTATGCTGAGAGCGGGCTCCAGCATCAAAGAATTTAAAGACGAGTTTGTAAGCGTAGAGCACCTGTTGCTCGGACTGCTGGGTGGCAGCGATGACACTGCCAAGGTGCTGAAAGATGCAGGCCTGACCGAGAAAGGACTGAAAGCTGCGATCACCGAACTGAGAAAAGGAAGTACTGTCAATTCACAGACTGCTGATACCCAGTTTAACTCGTTGCAGAAATATGCGAAGAACCTGAACGAACTTGCACAGGCCGGGAAACTGGATCCTGTGATTGGTCGTGACGAGGAGATCAGGCGTACCCTGCACATCCTGTCACGCAGGTCTAAAAACAACCCGATCTTAGTAGGTGAACCGGGTGTAGGTAAAACTGCGATCGTAGAAGGGCTGGCACACCGTATTATCAATGGTGACGTGCCAGACAACCTGAAGTCAAAGATCATCTATGCACTGGATATGGGTAGCCTGATGGCAGGTGCCAAATACAGGGGTGAATTCGAAGAAAGGCTGAAAGCGGTGATCAAGGAAGTAACTGAGAGCGATGGACAGCTGATCCTCTTTATCGATGAGATCCATACCCTGGTAGGTGCCGGTGCGATGGAAGGTGCAATGGACGCAGCGAACATCCTGAAACCAGCTTTGGCCCGTGGTGAATTGCGCGCAATAGGTGCCACCACCCTGAATGAATACCAGAAATATTTTGAAAAAGATAAGGCCCTGGAACGTCGTTTCCAGAAAGTAATGGTCAATGAGCCTGGAGTAGAAGATGCGATTTCCATTCTGCGTGGTTTGAAAGAGCGTTACGAAAGCCATCACCATGTACTGATTAAGGATGAGGCGATCATTGCAGCCGTAGAATTGTCTCACAGGTACATTACAGACCGTTTCCTGCCTGATAAGGCAATTGACCTGATCGATGAGAGTGCGGCGAAATTAAGGCTGGAAATGAACTCTATGCCGGAAGAGCTGGATGAACTGGAAAGAAGGATCCGTCAGCTGGAAATAGAGAGAGAAGCGATCAAGAGAGAGAATGATGAAGATAAACTGCGGGAACTGAATGGTGAAATCGCCAGACTGGGTGAGCAGCGGAGTACTTTCAAGGCAAAGTGGCAGGAAGAGAAAGAGGTGGTAGACAAACTGCAGAATGCAAAGGCTGCGATTGAAAACCTGAAGCAGGAAGCAGAGCAGGCAGAAAGGAACGGAGAATATGGACGTGTGGCAGAGATCCGGTATGGTAAAGTGAAAGAGCAGGAAGAGCTGATTGAGAAATATACCGCAGAACTGAATGAAATGTCTACTGACCACAAGCGCTTGCTGAAGGAAGAAGTAGATGCAGAAGATATAGCAGAAAATGTGGCGAAAGCGACGGGTATTCCGGTACACCGGATGATGCAGAGTGAAAGGGATAAATTACTGAAACTGGAAGATGAATTGCACAAACGGGTGGTAGGACAGGAAGAAGCGATTATCGCGGTATCCGATGCCATTCGTCGTAGCCGTGCAGGGTTGCAGGATCCTAAGAAGCCGATCGGTTCCTTTATCTTCCTGGGTACCACCGGGGTGGGTAAGACTGAGTTGGCAAAGGCACTGGCAGAATACCTGTTCGACGATGACAACATGATGACGCGGATAGATATGAGTGAATACCAGGAGAAACATGCGGTAAGCAGACTGGTAGGAGCGCCTCCGGGATATGTGGGATATGATGAAGGAGGTCAGTTGACCGAAGCGGTGAGACGTAAGCCATATTCCGTAGTATTGCTGGATGAAATAGAGAAAGCGCATCCGGATGTATTCAATATCCTGTTGCAGGTGCTGGATGATGGACGGTTGACCGATAATAAGGGCCGTGTGGTGAACTTTAAGAACACTATTATCATCATGACGAGCAATATGGGTAGTCATATTATCCAGGAGAATTTTGAGAAGATCGATGAGCGGAACAGGGAGAGTGTGGTAGATGGAACAAAGGCGGAAGTGATGAATCTGTTAAAGCAGACCATCAGGCCGGAGTTCTTAAACCGTGTGGATGAGGTGATTATGTTCCAGCCGTTGTTAAGAAGTGAAATTAAGGGAATAATTAACATTCAGTTGCAGCAGTTGAAAGAGATGGTAGCACAGAATGGCATGATATTGGAATTCTCTGACTATGCACTTGAGTACCTGGCGGTGCAGGGTTATGACCCTACGTTTGGTGCGAGGCCGTTGAAGAGATTGATACAGAAGGAGATTATCAATTTGTTGAGTAAGAAGATACTGGCGGGAGATATTGATAAGAGTAAGCCTGTGCTGGTAGATGTGTTTGATGGGGTAGTGGTGATCAGGAATCAGGTGACGGTTACGGCTTAA
- a CDS encoding nucleoside deaminase: MIGEREKHFMSIAINLSREGMEHGDGGPFGAIVVRGDEIVGRGWNKVLCTNDPTAHAEVSAIRDACEHLGTFQLHDCEIYTSCEPCPMCLGAIYWARPQRVYFANTKEDAAAIDFDDSFIYNEIGIAHEDKRIPFIAFPSAAAIKVFQDWQAKGDKTLY; encoded by the coding sequence ATGATAGGAGAAAGAGAAAAACACTTCATGTCCATTGCGATAAATTTATCCCGCGAAGGCATGGAGCATGGCGACGGAGGACCATTTGGCGCAATTGTAGTACGTGGTGATGAAATAGTAGGACGTGGCTGGAACAAGGTGCTCTGTACCAACGACCCCACTGCTCATGCAGAAGTAAGTGCTATTCGGGATGCCTGTGAGCATCTGGGCACCTTCCAATTGCACGACTGTGAAATCTACACTTCCTGCGAACCCTGCCCCATGTGTCTTGGCGCTATTTACTGGGCCCGCCCGCAACGCGTGTACTTTGCGAACACAAAAGAAGATGCAGCTGCTATTGATTTCGACGATTCTTTTATTTACAACGAAATAGGAATAGCCCACGAAGACAAGCGTATCCCGTTTATTGCATTTCCTTCTGCTGCTGCGATTAAAGTATTTCAGGACTGGCAGGCGAAGGGAGATAAGACATTGTATTAG
- a CDS encoding ATP-binding protein, protein MQPKHLKYYLLGVFISGMILFIVLQFNSSQNIRKLISGNEQLLNELNVKNELQKLQTSIARTDSKVRGTVISQDTLNITGIEADVALIKADLNEINKLVISDSTEKLLTQLNYLVEEKNRFNVTVLDSFYTHGKWSAERLINAQKGKRLGEAIGVILHQLDSTRQTEVNRTVRLIDTSGQRAQNWGSVMMIFACISSLLAFLYITTRIHKQEQLIEALDKSQQQEKKLAAIKEQFLANMSHEIRTPMNAVLGFTHLLQQQPLNEKGREYVAAIENAGENLLEIINDILDISKIESGMMRLEPVSFSLRGVLHGVQTMFRLKAEEKKLAFNVTIDDNVPDILYGDVVRLTQVLVNLANNAIKFTNQGHVNIMINRLGENEHTVRVLFAVSDTGIGIAPDKLPAIFDRFNQAEADTTRKYGGTGLGLTIVKQLVELQHGALTVESEPGKGSTFMVELPYAHGELLPENGESINENFFSSLHADVKLLVAEDNKMNQDLLKHLLGNRQLHYQLVTNGQDVLNALTKGHYDMVLMDIQMPEMDGYTAARKIRQELHSNIPIIAMTAHAMAGEREKCLQAGMNEYLSKPIREEELFRLIQIFTGKFSPPEVHTALNGHFQPHDGPLVQLQYLKTLSKGDTEFEHAMLQQFVTQLPEDLGALKKAIQAEDVAAIRSTAHNLKTTISFIGLDGILYPILDPLESLDPNSYQPALVAEKFATLRELSLKAMEETMAILL, encoded by the coding sequence ATGCAGCCTAAACATCTGAAATACTATTTACTTGGCGTGTTTATTTCAGGGATGATCCTGTTTATAGTACTCCAGTTCAATTCCTCGCAGAACATCCGCAAGCTGATCTCAGGAAATGAACAGTTGCTGAATGAACTGAACGTAAAGAATGAGCTGCAAAAACTCCAGACCAGTATAGCAAGGACCGACAGTAAAGTAAGAGGTACCGTTATCTCCCAGGATACATTGAATATTACCGGCATAGAAGCCGACGTAGCCCTTATCAAAGCCGACCTCAACGAAATTAATAAGCTCGTCATCAGCGACAGTACAGAGAAACTGCTGACCCAGCTAAACTACCTGGTAGAAGAAAAAAACCGTTTCAACGTCACCGTACTCGACTCTTTTTATACACACGGCAAATGGTCTGCTGAACGACTCATCAACGCACAGAAAGGAAAACGCCTTGGCGAAGCCATCGGCGTTATTTTGCATCAACTGGACAGTACCCGGCAGACAGAAGTAAACCGTACCGTACGACTCATCGATACCAGCGGACAGCGTGCGCAAAACTGGGGCTCGGTCATGATGATCTTTGCCTGCATCAGCAGCCTGCTCGCTTTTTTATATATTACCACACGCATTCATAAACAGGAACAACTCATCGAAGCACTGGACAAATCACAGCAACAGGAAAAGAAACTGGCTGCTATCAAAGAACAGTTCCTCGCTAACATGAGCCATGAGATCCGAACGCCCATGAATGCCGTACTTGGTTTTACACACCTGCTACAACAGCAACCCCTGAATGAAAAAGGAAGGGAATATGTCGCCGCCATCGAAAATGCCGGCGAAAACCTGTTGGAAATCATCAACGACATTCTCGATATTTCTAAAATAGAATCAGGCATGATGCGGCTGGAACCAGTCTCGTTCAGCCTGCGCGGGGTATTGCACGGCGTGCAGACCATGTTCCGCCTGAAAGCTGAAGAGAAGAAACTGGCCTTTAATGTAACCATCGATGACAATGTACCTGATATTCTGTACGGCGATGTCGTTCGGCTTACACAGGTATTGGTGAACCTCGCTAACAACGCGATCAAGTTCACCAACCAGGGGCATGTAAATATCATGATCAATCGGCTGGGAGAAAATGAACACACAGTACGTGTACTGTTTGCAGTGAGTGATACCGGTATTGGCATTGCCCCCGATAAACTACCCGCTATCTTTGACCGCTTTAACCAGGCAGAAGCCGATACGACCCGTAAATATGGTGGTACCGGCCTGGGATTGACCATCGTAAAACAACTGGTAGAACTGCAACATGGCGCACTCACCGTAGAAAGTGAACCCGGCAAAGGCAGCACCTTTATGGTAGAACTACCTTATGCACACGGAGAATTACTGCCTGAAAACGGGGAATCCATTAATGAGAATTTTTTCTCTTCTCTGCATGCAGATGTAAAACTGCTGGTAGCAGAAGACAATAAAATGAATCAGGACCTGCTGAAACACCTGCTGGGCAACCGGCAGCTGCATTATCAACTGGTCACAAACGGACAGGATGTGCTAAATGCCCTGACCAAAGGACATTATGATATGGTGCTGATGGATATCCAGATGCCGGAGATGGATGGGTACACCGCTGCCCGCAAAATCAGGCAGGAACTGCATTCCAACATTCCCATCATTGCCATGACAGCACATGCTATGGCTGGGGAAAGGGAGAAATGCCTGCAGGCAGGGATGAATGAATACCTCTCTAAACCGATCCGGGAAGAAGAATTATTCAGATTGATCCAGATCTTTACGGGTAAGTTCAGTCCTCCTGAGGTACATACTGCCCTTAACGGCCATTTCCAACCGCATGACGGACCTTTGGTACAATTACAATATCTGAAGACGCTGAGTAAGGGAGATACGGAATTTGAGCATGCTATGCTGCAACAATTCGTGACACAATTACCTGAAGATCTCGGGGCATTGAAAAAAGCCATTCAGGCTGAGGATGTGGCGGCCATCCGGAGTACGGCGCATAACCTGAAGACAACCATTTCCTTTATCGGATTGGATGGTATTTTATATCCTATTTTGGACCCATTGGAGTCACTGGACCCTAACTCCTATCAGCCCGCGCTGGTAGCAGAAAAATTTGCCACACTGCGCGAGCTGAGTCTGAAGGCCATGGAAGAAACCATGGCTATCCTGTTATAG
- a CDS encoding LytR/AlgR family response regulator transcription factor has translation MNCLIVDDNKLARTAMKQLASHVEQLHVLGECASAIEAYNVLQKEKVDLLLLDIEMPGMSGLELTRNLGKKGPIIIFTTVKKDYAVEAFELNVADYLIKPVSPARFIQAIDKAKEICESTVQEVQSTDNEFVFIRDNGVLKRIRIDEILYLEAMGDYVKLHTVQKFHAIHTTLKAVEEKLPAGKFMRVHRSYIVALDKIESIEDGTIIIHKNAVPVADAYRSALNSKLNLL, from the coding sequence ATGAATTGCCTTATTGTAGACGACAATAAGCTGGCCCGCACTGCAATGAAACAATTGGCCAGCCACGTTGAACAACTGCATGTACTGGGCGAATGTGCCAGTGCCATCGAAGCCTATAATGTACTGCAAAAAGAAAAAGTAGACCTGCTCCTCCTCGACATCGAAATGCCGGGCATGAGCGGATTGGAACTAACCCGTAACCTGGGTAAGAAAGGTCCGATCATCATCTTTACCACTGTCAAGAAAGATTATGCCGTAGAAGCATTTGAACTGAACGTTGCAGACTACCTAATCAAACCGGTAAGTCCTGCCCGTTTCATTCAGGCCATCGACAAGGCGAAGGAGATCTGTGAAAGCACGGTACAGGAAGTCCAGAGCACAGACAATGAATTTGTCTTTATCCGGGACAATGGGGTGCTCAAAAGGATCCGCATAGATGAGATCCTCTACCTCGAAGCCATGGGCGATTATGTAAAACTACATACCGTTCAGAAGTTTCACGCCATCCATACCACCCTCAAAGCGGTAGAAGAGAAACTGCCCGCCGGCAAATTTATGCGTGTGCATCGCTCCTACATAGTGGCGCTGGACAAAATAGAGTCGATTGAAGACGGTACCATCATCATACATAAAAACGCTGTACCCGTGGCAGATGCCTACAGATCAGCGCTTAACAGTAAATTGAACCTGTTGTAA